One Halorientalis litorea DNA segment encodes these proteins:
- a CDS encoding ATPase, T2SS/T4P/T4SS family, with product MSRLFGRFAGSDDERDCGCDPAFEDERLVVDADGCPGAGRLATEPDCRRTVVEYLRERDAESITTVSAGMECAYEGPAAAFLVAAGRFAEAVAVHDADLAMRACVDPLGAARAATGRAGPVATLAAETGLTAGAARADGYRELLRPYVGPTVSRARIAARPPADASLVSVRDIDTGATVRVYDRSDSGTRRYHLEPVEHGLDPDATATLAAAYDRLASGAVDGGERAPGRAVRRVADGDSDVATLEAILGKHTTGYGVLTDLFADERVSDVFATAPTADNHLRVRYDGDLLTTNVRLTEQGVSALASRFRRESGRAFSRASPTLDATAEVGGRRLRVAGVSDPVSDGVGFAFRAHEREAWTLPALVENGTLPADAAALLSLAVERDAATLLAGTRGAGKTTLLGALLWELPATTRTVVIEDTPELPVEALQRADRDVQALRTDDGGGGVSPTAALRTALRLGEGALVLGEVRGEEASVLYEAMRVGASGSAVLGTIHGDGGAAVRERVVADLGVPASSFAATDLVVTCEPYETPDGRARRVKSIEEVVAGPDGPAFVPLYELADGALVATGEIARGNSRLAETLTRSAEAYNDVRKRLDARASWLASLADDGRTDTEGVCTAHARRRAGTA from the coding sequence ATGTCTCGACTGTTCGGTCGGTTCGCCGGTTCGGACGACGAACGCGACTGCGGCTGTGACCCGGCGTTCGAGGACGAGCGACTCGTCGTCGACGCGGACGGCTGTCCGGGAGCGGGACGGCTGGCGACCGAACCCGACTGCCGACGCACCGTCGTCGAGTACCTCCGTGAGCGCGACGCCGAGTCCATCACCACCGTCTCGGCTGGCATGGAGTGTGCCTACGAAGGTCCCGCCGCCGCGTTCCTCGTGGCCGCCGGTCGGTTCGCGGAGGCAGTCGCGGTCCACGACGCGGACCTCGCGATGCGGGCCTGCGTCGACCCGCTCGGGGCCGCACGCGCGGCGACCGGCCGCGCCGGCCCGGTGGCGACGCTCGCCGCCGAGACTGGGTTGACCGCGGGCGCGGCCCGTGCTGACGGCTACCGGGAGTTGCTCCGGCCGTACGTCGGCCCGACGGTCAGCCGGGCACGCATCGCCGCTCGGCCACCCGCCGACGCGAGCCTCGTCTCCGTCCGCGACATCGACACCGGCGCGACGGTCCGGGTGTACGACCGGTCCGACAGCGGGACCCGGCGGTACCACCTCGAACCAGTCGAACACGGGTTGGACCCGGACGCGACGGCGACGCTCGCGGCGGCGTACGACCGTCTCGCGTCGGGGGCGGTCGATGGCGGCGAGCGCGCACCCGGACGTGCGGTCAGGCGCGTCGCGGACGGAGACAGTGACGTGGCGACGCTGGAGGCGATACTCGGGAAACATACGACCGGATACGGGGTGTTGACCGACCTGTTCGCCGACGAGCGCGTCTCCGACGTGTTCGCCACCGCGCCGACGGCCGACAACCACCTGCGCGTCCGGTACGACGGGGACCTGCTGACGACGAACGTCCGCCTGACCGAGCAGGGCGTCTCGGCACTGGCGTCCCGGTTCCGTCGGGAGAGCGGCCGCGCGTTCTCGCGGGCGAGTCCTACGCTCGACGCGACGGCCGAGGTCGGTGGCCGCCGCCTCCGCGTCGCCGGGGTGAGCGACCCGGTCAGTGACGGCGTGGGGTTCGCCTTCCGTGCCCACGAGCGCGAGGCGTGGACGCTCCCCGCGCTGGTCGAAAACGGGACACTCCCGGCGGACGCGGCGGCACTGCTCTCGCTCGCCGTCGAACGCGATGCCGCGACGTTGCTGGCGGGGACCCGCGGCGCGGGGAAGACGACGCTTCTCGGCGCGCTCCTCTGGGAACTCCCTGCCACGACGCGGACCGTCGTCATCGAGGACACGCCGGAACTCCCGGTCGAGGCACTCCAGCGTGCCGACCGGGACGTACAGGCCCTCCGGACGGACGACGGCGGCGGCGGCGTCTCGCCGACGGCCGCGCTCAGAACCGCGCTCAGACTCGGGGAAGGCGCGCTCGTCCTCGGCGAAGTCCGCGGGGAGGAAGCGAGCGTCCTCTACGAGGCGATGCGCGTCGGCGCCAGCGGGAGTGCGGTACTCGGAACCATCCACGGCGACGGCGGCGCGGCCGTCCGCGAGCGGGTCGTCGCGGACCTCGGCGTCCCGGCCTCCTCGTTCGCCGCGACGGACCTCGTCGTGACCTGCGAACCGTACGAGACACCGGACGGCCGGGCGCGGCGGGTCAAATCCATCGAGGAAGTCGTCGCTGGACCCGACGGCCCCGCGTTCGTCCCGCTCTACGAACTCGCCGACGGTGCCCTCGTAGCGACCGGCGAGATAGCGCGGGGGAACAGTCGACTCGCCGAGACCCTGACACGTTCGGCGGAGGCCTACAACGACGTTCGTAAGCGACTCGATGCCCGGGCGTCGTGGCTCGCGTCGCTCGCCGACGACGGACGGACGGACACGGAGGGGGTCTGCACCGCACACGCGCGGCGTCGTGCGGGGACAGCATGA
- a CDS encoding DUF7311 family protein: MLRVVLAAVLASALVGTGFAALDTASRDRGNARVAASAERVTAAVADLRERAAPVPPDSPGARRVVTVRLPARDYATVPVEYFTIGGRPGEAPNGDAPAIAWQVEGSHERTRQVSGARVVGVDSRSPPGRLVLEAAGRHRLALTLVERDGRETVLVRRLERGPNDYT, translated from the coding sequence ATGCTCCGGGTCGTCCTCGCGGCCGTCCTCGCGTCGGCACTCGTCGGGACGGGGTTCGCCGCCCTCGACACCGCCTCCCGTGACCGGGGGAACGCGCGCGTCGCCGCGAGTGCCGAGCGCGTCACCGCCGCAGTGGCGGACCTGCGGGAACGGGCGGCTCCCGTCCCGCCGGACAGTCCCGGCGCGCGGCGAGTGGTGACCGTCCGACTCCCGGCACGGGACTACGCCACGGTTCCGGTGGAGTATTTCACAATCGGAGGGCGACCGGGCGAGGCACCGAACGGGGACGCCCCGGCAATAGCGTGGCAGGTCGAGGGTAGTCACGAGCGGACGCGTCAAGTGTCCGGTGCCCGCGTTGTCGGGGTGGATTCCCGGTCACCGCCGGGGCGGTTGGTTCTCGAAGCGGCCGGTCGGCACCGGCTGGCACTCACGCTAGTGGAGCGTGACGGACGGGAGACGGTTCTCGTCCGGCGACTCGAACGCGGCCCGAACGATTATACGTGA
- a CDS encoding DUF7310 family coiled-coil domain-containing protein: MVDIDEVDERLRAVERALTDDGRDGTAPEDVASLAARLDAVEEQVDALTDRVDELAASTQAVRGYVGNVRSVNRDIEQRADAALAAVESLETRVEESNGESQGAESRHEPRQRTGRPHGAGGTDGADSGGTDQNKDVAGRTARRVMAEAADRNQTDGPGDEPPRRQRRRGGRPPEEDGETDRTDDGGLLAGLRGTL; this comes from the coding sequence ATGGTCGACATCGACGAGGTGGACGAGCGACTTCGTGCGGTGGAACGGGCACTGACCGACGACGGGCGGGACGGCACGGCACCCGAAGACGTGGCGTCACTCGCGGCGCGGCTCGATGCCGTCGAGGAACAGGTCGACGCACTCACCGACCGGGTGGACGAGTTGGCGGCCAGCACACAGGCCGTCCGTGGCTACGTCGGGAACGTCCGCTCCGTCAACCGTGACATCGAGCAACGGGCCGACGCCGCGCTCGCGGCGGTCGAGTCGCTCGAAACACGAGTCGAGGAGTCCAATGGGGAGAGTCAGGGAGCCGAGAGCCGTCACGAACCACGGCAACGAACCGGCCGACCACACGGAGCAGGGGGCACCGATGGTGCTGATTCCGGTGGCACGGACCAGAACAAGGACGTTGCGGGGCGGACCGCACGGCGCGTGATGGCGGAAGCGGCAGACCGGAACCAAACCGACGGGCCGGGGGACGAACCACCACGGCGACAGCGGCGGCGGGGCGGGCGTCCACCCGAGGAAGACGGGGAGACGGACCGAACCGACGACGGCGGACTGCTCGCCGGTCTGCGCGGGACGCTCTGA
- a CDS encoding tubulin/FtsZ family protein, which translates to MKVALIGVGQAGGKIAQALAEFDYNREFGAVMGAFAVNTARADLQNLDIDTMLIGQDRVKGHGVGGDNELGAEIMQQEATEVMDELDGRITSKAEAIIVVAGLGGGTGSGGAPMLTRKLQRIHDIPIYGLGVLPGRDEGAIYQANAGRSLKTFTREADSLLLIDNDAWHSSGESVEEGFDTINNRIAERVGLLLAAGEAVEGVGESVVDSSEIINTLKTGGIASLGYASAKADEDAGENINVITSTARKALLTGTSLPNAVQADTALLVAAGHPDRIARKGVERARKWLEEETGSLEVRGGDFPLNSENIATLVLLGGLQGSQRVQEFMDRASEAAKRREQEPEDTVDDFENEELDNLF; encoded by the coding sequence ATGAAGGTCGCCCTGATTGGCGTGGGTCAAGCAGGCGGAAAGATAGCCCAGGCCCTCGCAGAGTTCGATTACAACCGCGAATTCGGTGCCGTGATGGGCGCGTTCGCGGTCAACACCGCGCGCGCCGACCTCCAAAACCTCGACATCGACACGATGCTCATCGGTCAGGACCGAGTGAAAGGGCACGGTGTCGGTGGCGACAACGAACTCGGTGCCGAAATCATGCAGCAAGAGGCAACCGAGGTGATGGACGAACTCGACGGTCGAATCACCAGCAAGGCCGAGGCTATCATCGTCGTCGCCGGCCTCGGCGGTGGCACCGGCTCCGGTGGCGCGCCGATGCTCACCCGGAAACTCCAGCGAATCCACGACATCCCCATCTACGGGCTCGGTGTCCTCCCCGGGCGCGACGAGGGAGCGATCTACCAAGCAAACGCCGGTCGCTCGCTCAAAACCTTCACCCGCGAAGCCGATTCCCTCCTCCTCATCGACAACGACGCGTGGCACAGTTCCGGTGAATCCGTCGAAGAAGGGTTCGACACCATCAACAACCGCATCGCCGAGCGCGTCGGCCTGTTGCTGGCCGCCGGTGAGGCCGTCGAAGGCGTCGGCGAGAGCGTCGTCGACTCCTCGGAAATTATCAACACGCTCAAAACCGGCGGCATCGCCTCGCTCGGCTACGCCTCCGCGAAGGCCGACGAGGACGCCGGCGAGAACATCAACGTCATCACCTCGACGGCCCGGAAAGCCCTCCTGACCGGGACGTCGCTCCCCAACGCCGTGCAGGCGGACACCGCCCTCCTCGTCGCCGCCGGCCACCCCGACCGAATCGCCCGCAAGGGCGTCGAACGCGCCCGCAAGTGGCTCGAAGAGGAGACCGGCAGCCTCGAAGTCCGGGGCGGTGACTTCCCGCTCAACAGCGAGAACATCGCCACCCTCGTCTTGCTCGGCGGCCTGCAAGGGTCCCAGCGCGTCCAAGAGTTCATGGACCGCGCCAGCGAGGCCGCAAAGCGGCGCGAGCAAGAACCCGAAGACACCGTGGACGACTTCGAGAACGAGGAACTGGACAACCTCTTTTAG
- a CDS encoding DUF5789 family protein yields MADDDSETEEPAVELGDGAAVEGAPLARVSARLMWGIEKSEVRRREGETTIRTPDGPQELGDVLDDVDLPYFEKRQEFEDAVRDVVGTGPVPTADE; encoded by the coding sequence ATGGCTGACGACGACTCCGAGACAGAAGAACCCGCCGTCGAACTCGGCGACGGTGCGGCCGTCGAGGGCGCGCCGCTGGCGCGCGTCTCGGCGCGCCTGATGTGGGGCATCGAGAAGAGTGAGGTCCGCCGCCGCGAGGGCGAGACGACCATCCGGACCCCCGACGGGCCGCAGGAACTCGGGGACGTACTCGACGACGTGGACCTGCCGTACTTCGAGAAACGCCAAGAGTTCGAGGACGCCGTCCGCGATGTCGTCGGAACCGGCCCGGTTCCGACCGCAGACGAGTAG
- a CDS encoding DUF302 domain-containing protein — MTLPIDPAVVDPEDIGEQRAVLEMDHEAAIEHVRETFADAGFGVAVEFSVSDMLAEKIGADRDPYYVLGACNPDVADRALDSAMELGGLMPCNVVVWEEEPGRQQVYHVSIMRIARLTGMAPDDDEWADIVAETGELVDEAFENL; from the coding sequence ATGACGCTCCCTATAGACCCGGCTGTCGTCGACCCGGAAGACATCGGTGAACAGCGTGCGGTCCTGGAGATGGACCACGAGGCGGCAATCGAACACGTCCGCGAGACGTTCGCGGACGCCGGGTTCGGTGTCGCAGTCGAGTTCTCCGTCTCCGACATGCTCGCGGAGAAAATCGGTGCCGACCGCGACCCCTACTACGTGCTGGGGGCGTGCAACCCCGACGTGGCCGACCGGGCACTCGACTCCGCGATGGAACTCGGCGGGTTGATGCCCTGTAACGTCGTCGTGTGGGAGGAGGAACCCGGCCGCCAGCAGGTTTACCACGTCTCGATTATGCGCATCGCGCGGCTGACCGGGATGGCACCCGACGACGACGAGTGGGCCGACATCGTCGCCGAAACCGGCGAACTGGTCGACGAGGCCTTCGAGAACCTCTGA
- the nreA gene encoding DNA repair protein NreA has translation MRLDEFIEDFERDEAADLRRLAEEKSYRVTEYLDDVEQQLDERVQGDALFGSTAPEIFVGRSNYPRVSTGLLSPVGGPDTDPTDFVTTGDWYRQGYGIEDVFQRRTGLLNSTRSASVDVEDVWDGFVGVQREVAIAEDPVDVEIGLDGRPDLDVDLDDIGAPRGPRARAQTADLAENPSVPRAVEKTLEDDDWQAEGAMTYLYRRGFDVYDINTILSAGALGRGENRRLVPTRWSITAADDTVGKYLRGTVHNAPSIDRTEVRVNEYMGNTYWVIMAPGDWEFELVELKAPGSIWNPDPEAGMYMAADSEGYEGRTEYVDETSGAYYASRLGVLEHLHDRGRQAKVLVVRHASPEYWAPVGVWQIREGVRHAFDESEVGEAESFHDAIRELAPRFPVSLAQLRRKSEMVSGLQARLGDFGR, from the coding sequence ATGCGGCTCGACGAGTTCATCGAGGACTTCGAGCGCGACGAGGCGGCGGACCTGCGCCGCCTCGCCGAGGAGAAGTCCTACCGAGTGACCGAGTACCTCGACGACGTCGAGCAGCAACTGGACGAGCGCGTGCAGGGCGACGCGCTGTTCGGGTCGACCGCTCCCGAAATCTTCGTCGGTCGCTCGAACTACCCACGAGTCTCCACGGGCCTCCTCTCGCCCGTCGGCGGACCGGACACGGACCCAACGGACTTCGTGACGACCGGCGACTGGTACCGGCAGGGGTACGGCATCGAAGACGTGTTCCAGCGTCGGACCGGCCTGCTCAACTCCACACGGTCGGCGAGCGTGGACGTCGAGGACGTGTGGGACGGCTTCGTCGGCGTCCAGCGGGAGGTGGCCATCGCCGAGGACCCCGTGGACGTGGAAATCGGGCTGGACGGCCGCCCAGACCTCGACGTGGACCTCGACGACATCGGCGCGCCGCGCGGCCCGCGCGCTCGTGCACAGACCGCCGATCTCGCGGAGAACCCGTCGGTCCCGCGCGCCGTCGAGAAGACGCTCGAAGACGACGACTGGCAGGCCGAGGGTGCGATGACGTACCTCTATCGCCGTGGCTTCGACGTGTACGACATCAACACCATCCTCTCGGCCGGGGCGTTGGGCCGCGGGGAGAACCGCCGGCTCGTCCCGACCCGGTGGTCCATCACCGCGGCCGACGACACGGTGGGGAAGTATCTCCGGGGCACCGTCCACAACGCGCCGAGTATCGACCGGACCGAGGTGCGCGTCAACGAGTACATGGGCAACACCTACTGGGTCATCATGGCTCCGGGCGACTGGGAGTTCGAGTTGGTCGAACTGAAGGCTCCGGGGAGCATCTGGAACCCCGACCCCGAGGCCGGGATGTACATGGCCGCCGACAGCGAGGGCTACGAGGGTCGTACGGAGTACGTCGACGAAACCTCCGGCGCGTACTACGCCTCGCGGTTGGGGGTCCTCGAACACCTCCACGACCGTGGCCGACAGGCCAAGGTACTGGTCGTCCGCCACGCCTCGCCCGAGTACTGGGCACCCGTCGGCGTCTGGCAGATACGCGAGGGCGTCCGGCACGCCTTCGACGAGAGCGAGGTGGGCGAGGCGGAGAGCTTCCACGACGCCATCCGGGAACTCGCGCCGCGCTTCCCCGTCTCGCTGGCGCAACTCCGGCGCAAGTCCGAGATGGTGTCCGGCCTACAGGCGCGGTTAGGCGATTTCGGGCGGTAA
- a CDS encoding sensor histidine kinase: MVAHWVVWAHLVASAGTLGLAAYVRTLPDRPGAGHWVVALLFMAGAQACYGAGLVVFDETARMLLELATLGCIMWAGVTFLSFTLAYTGREHLIRRWPVLAIATLAVFVTLVGVTNPFHHLLWESFRMDPLAGMATVRYEIQPFLFLVTAGVYTVVGIGSLNLVETATNYTSSSLRQAVIVALTPVVPLVAGLAWLFKLGPYPQLNLIPISFFPHLALDVYALFVRDVMELPAGLQRTGKRAAIDDLGMPVITIAADGRVIDLNAAGERLLDTDTETAYASAVSDLLDTDIDLSKGDQQFEMAVNGEIRTYKLSLSPFESEGGTHSGYTIAVQDVTTEIQRKQRLEVLNRILRHNLRNDLNVVQLRAKRLAADTSDPSNRDHAEVIRSTSERLVTLSQKARWATRALDDVAPQLVSVRPLLETVVDDVRADTNATVDIDVPESLRLEVDPELFSVVFTSIVENAITHNDSANPQVAISATESDAWVRFNVRDDGPGIPSHERAVIENGRESALQHASGIGLWLIHWGVTMLGGDVTFEVADAGSTVSVRLPKSEETADESTPTAEPV; this comes from the coding sequence ATGGTGGCACACTGGGTGGTGTGGGCGCACCTCGTGGCGAGTGCCGGGACCCTCGGCCTCGCGGCGTACGTCCGGACGTTGCCGGACAGACCGGGTGCAGGGCACTGGGTCGTCGCATTGCTGTTCATGGCGGGTGCCCAAGCGTGCTACGGGGCCGGGTTGGTCGTCTTCGACGAAACGGCCCGGATGCTGCTGGAACTGGCGACGCTCGGGTGCATCATGTGGGCGGGAGTCACGTTCCTGTCGTTCACGCTCGCGTACACTGGTCGTGAACACCTCATACGCAGGTGGCCGGTTCTGGCAATCGCTACGCTCGCCGTCTTCGTCACTCTCGTCGGGGTGACGAATCCGTTCCACCACCTGCTCTGGGAGTCGTTCCGAATGGACCCGCTGGCCGGGATGGCGACGGTTCGCTACGAGATACAGCCGTTCCTGTTTCTGGTGACGGCTGGCGTCTACACCGTCGTCGGAATCGGGTCGCTCAATCTCGTCGAAACCGCGACCAACTACACGTCCTCGTCGCTCCGACAGGCCGTCATCGTGGCCCTCACCCCGGTGGTTCCGTTAGTCGCCGGACTCGCATGGCTGTTCAAACTCGGCCCGTACCCGCAGTTGAATCTGATTCCGATTTCGTTCTTCCCACACCTCGCCCTCGACGTGTACGCGCTGTTCGTCCGGGACGTAATGGAACTCCCGGCCGGCTTACAGCGGACCGGCAAGCGGGCGGCCATCGACGACTTGGGGATGCCCGTCATCACCATCGCGGCGGACGGCCGCGTCATCGACCTGAACGCCGCCGGCGAACGGTTGCTCGACACCGACACCGAGACGGCGTACGCGTCAGCCGTCTCCGACCTCCTCGACACGGATATCGACCTCTCCAAGGGCGACCAACAGTTCGAGATGGCGGTCAACGGTGAAATCCGGACGTACAAACTCTCCTTGTCTCCGTTCGAGAGTGAGGGCGGCACCCACAGCGGCTACACCATCGCGGTACAGGACGTGACGACCGAAATCCAGCGCAAACAGCGACTCGAAGTCCTGAACCGTATCCTGCGGCACAACCTCCGCAACGACCTCAACGTGGTCCAGTTGCGGGCGAAGCGGTTGGCGGCGGACACCTCCGACCCCTCGAACCGAGACCACGCCGAGGTCATCCGGTCCACGTCGGAGCGACTCGTCACGCTCAGTCAAAAGGCCCGCTGGGCGACGCGCGCCCTCGACGACGTGGCTCCGCAACTCGTCTCGGTGCGCCCACTCCTCGAAACTGTCGTCGACGACGTGCGGGCAGACACGAACGCCACCGTCGACATCGACGTGCCCGAGTCACTCCGACTCGAAGTCGACCCGGAACTGTTCAGCGTGGTGTTCACGAGCATCGTCGAGAACGCAATCACGCACAACGACAGCGCGAACCCACAGGTCGCCATCTCCGCCACCGAGTCCGATGCGTGGGTCAGATTCAACGTCCGTGACGACGGCCCCGGGATACCGAGCCACGAGCGTGCGGTCATCGAGAACGGCCGTGAGTCGGCACTCCAACACGCGAGTGGCATCGGGTTGTGGCTGATTCACTGGGGCGTGACGATGCTTGGCGGCGACGTGACGTTCGAGGTGGCCGACGCCGGCTCGACTGTCTCGGTCCGGTTACCGAAGTCGGAGGAGACGGCCGACGAGTCGACTCCGACGGCGGAGCCTGTGTGA
- a CDS encoding transcription initiation factor IIB, whose translation MTRSTRQREREREPETERADDQEGVRTCPECDAESIVKDADRGELICDDCGLVIEEENIDPGPEWRAFNHSERQNKSRVGAPTTQTMHDKGLTTQIDWKDKDAYGRSISSEKRSQMHRLRKWQERIRTKDAGERNLQFALSEIDRMASALGVPRSVREVASVIYRRALNEDLIRGRSIEGVATSCLYAACRKEGIPRSLEEISDVSRVERKEIGRTYRYVSQELGLEMEPVDPKQYVPRFCSELDLSEEVQSKANEIIDETAEKGLLSGKSPTGYAAAAIYAASLLCNEKKTQREVADVAQVTEVTIRNRYQEQIEAMGIHS comes from the coding sequence ATGACACGGTCCACCCGCCAGCGGGAGCGCGAGCGAGAACCGGAGACCGAACGAGCGGACGACCAAGAGGGGGTGCGTACTTGTCCGGAGTGTGACGCGGAGAGTATCGTCAAGGATGCGGACCGTGGCGAGTTGATCTGTGACGACTGTGGGCTGGTAATCGAGGAGGAGAACATCGACCCGGGACCGGAGTGGCGCGCGTTCAACCACAGCGAGCGCCAGAACAAGTCCCGCGTGGGCGCGCCCACCACCCAGACGATGCACGACAAGGGGCTGACCACCCAAATCGACTGGAAAGACAAGGACGCCTACGGCCGCTCTATCTCCTCGGAGAAGCGGAGTCAGATGCACCGGCTCAGGAAGTGGCAGGAGCGCATCCGCACGAAAGACGCCGGCGAGCGCAACCTCCAGTTCGCGCTCAGCGAAATCGACCGCATGGCCTCCGCGCTGGGCGTCCCGCGCTCCGTCCGTGAAGTCGCGTCGGTCATCTACCGCCGCGCGCTGAACGAGGACCTCATCCGTGGCCGCTCCATCGAGGGCGTCGCCACCTCCTGTCTCTACGCCGCCTGTCGGAAAGAGGGGATTCCGCGGAGTCTCGAAGAGATTTCGGACGTGTCCCGGGTCGAGCGCAAGGAAATCGGCCGGACCTACCGGTACGTCTCACAGGAACTCGGGCTGGAGATGGAGCCGGTCGACCCCAAACAGTACGTCCCGCGGTTCTGTTCGGAGTTGGACCTCAGCGAGGAGGTGCAGTCGAAGGCGAACGAAATCATCGACGAGACGGCCGAGAAGGGACTCCTCTCCGGGAAGTCGCCCACCGGCTACGCCGCCGCCGCCATCTACGCCGCCTCTCTCCTCTGCAACGAGAAGAAAACCCAGCGCGAAGTCGCCGACGTCGCCCAAGTCACCGAAGTCACCATCCGCAACCGCTATCAGGAACAAATCGAGGCGATGGGCATCCACAGCTAG
- the rnhA gene encoding ribonuclease HI, which translates to MPVVECDVRGARERLTDAGVTVEEGNTDHERWRAEHGGATAVAYEGKVVIQGESPEEIEALLRDGGGRAHVYFDGAARGNPGPAAIGWVVVTSDGIVTEGNRRIGETTNNRAEYEALIAALEVARDYGFDTVELRGDSELVVKQVRGEYDTNDPDLRERRVRVHELLREFEDWSLTHVPREINERADDLANDALDHD; encoded by the coding sequence ATGCCCGTCGTCGAGTGCGACGTGAGAGGTGCCCGCGAGCGACTGACGGACGCGGGCGTCACAGTCGAAGAGGGGAACACCGACCACGAGCGGTGGCGCGCCGAACACGGCGGCGCGACTGCTGTTGCCTACGAGGGAAAGGTAGTGATACAGGGAGAATCGCCCGAAGAAATCGAGGCACTGCTCCGGGACGGCGGCGGACGGGCGCACGTCTACTTCGACGGTGCCGCCCGCGGGAACCCGGGACCAGCGGCAATCGGCTGGGTCGTCGTCACGAGCGACGGCATCGTGACGGAGGGGAACCGCCGTATCGGCGAGACGACGAACAACCGTGCCGAGTACGAGGCTCTCATCGCCGCCCTCGAAGTCGCTCGGGACTACGGGTTCGACACCGTGGAACTGCGCGGGGACTCGGAACTCGTCGTCAAGCAAGTTCGTGGCGAGTACGACACCAACGACCCGGACCTGCGCGAGCGACGGGTTCGCGTCCACGAACTCCTCCGGGAGTTCGAGGACTGGTCGTTGACCCACGTACCGCGGGAGATAAACGAACGCGCCGACGACCTCGCAAACGACGCACTCGACCATGACTGA
- a CDS encoding DUF7108 family protein produces the protein MTEETDDAGTGDQYASDDTGDLPPDVVAEAERLTHLAREAVDDAAATAYREERAVLLADHEYTARIREDDTRNVLVLYPEEWVEDGLVQVEEIEDTDRGVERPLDGPGEADDWDEIDAHNRAIVERVEAEHGDVHGANAAAFADFMGNHYARPLESATDDEIAEFLTEYYPRNAWPSDRERDAVEKSVRLALDVGESVTGPAR, from the coding sequence ATGACTGAGGAGACAGACGACGCGGGGACCGGCGACCAGTACGCGAGTGACGACACCGGCGACCTCCCCCCGGACGTGGTCGCGGAAGCGGAGCGACTCACACACCTCGCCCGCGAGGCGGTCGACGACGCCGCGGCGACCGCGTACCGCGAGGAGCGGGCGGTACTGCTCGCCGACCACGAGTACACGGCTCGCATCCGCGAAGACGACACGCGGAACGTCCTCGTCCTCTACCCCGAGGAGTGGGTCGAAGACGGACTCGTACAAGTCGAGGAAATCGAGGACACTGACCGCGGTGTCGAGCGACCGCTCGACGGCCCGGGCGAGGCCGACGACTGGGACGAAATCGACGCGCACAATCGCGCGATAGTCGAACGAGTCGAGGCCGAACACGGCGACGTTCACGGGGCCAACGCCGCAGCGTTCGCCGATTTCATGGGGAACCACTACGCGCGACCGCTGGAGTCGGCGACGGACGACGAGATAGCGGAGTTCCTGACGGAGTACTACCCACGGAACGCGTGGCCGAGTGACCGGGAGCGCGACGCCGTAGAAAAATCGGTCCGGCTCGCGCTCGATGTCGGGGAGTCGGTTACTGGGCCTGCTCGATGA
- a CDS encoding PadR family transcriptional regulator — MSESQTVVDDDDVVRELTAFQQNILVILSEEPRYGLAVKRELEDYYGSEVNHGRLYPNLDDLVEVGLVEKSELDKRTNQYALTETGHDALLDQFGWVFDRFVTDDERAEELAALIEQAQ; from the coding sequence ATGTCAGAGTCACAAACAGTCGTTGACGACGATGACGTAGTGCGAGAACTGACAGCGTTCCAACAGAACATCCTCGTCATTCTCAGCGAAGAACCGCGATACGGTCTCGCGGTCAAACGTGAACTCGAAGACTACTACGGCTCCGAGGTCAATCACGGCCGTCTCTACCCGAACCTCGACGACCTCGTGGAGGTGGGACTCGTCGAGAAGAGCGAACTCGACAAGCGGACCAACCAGTACGCGCTGACCGAGACGGGGCACGATGCCCTCCTCGACCAGTTCGGTTGGGTGTTCGACCGGTTCGTCACCGACGACGAGCGTGCCGAGGAACTCGCCGCGCTCATCGAGCAGGCCCAGTAA